The genomic stretch gattgaagtggtagctcaagtggtcctctgtagctcaattggtagagcatggcgcttgtaatgccagggtagtgggttcgatccacccatacgtaaaaatgtatgcacacatgactgtaagtcgctttggataaaagtgtctactaaatggcatattattattatttaacaagtgacatcattaagggatcatagctttcacctggattcacctggtcagtctatgtgatggacagagcaggtgttcttaatgtttctacACTGTGTATATACCAGTAAGGGAGCCTGAAGATAAATAATACACTTGGTTAGAGAGAACTTTTTTAATCAGTTTTTTATCAAATTTAAAGTCAGTGTGTATGGGGCAAACTGCCCCCAGGGCAATCAATGCACgtcaatggtacctatattagcattttccaaatcatgtccaaatcatgTATAAGTAACTTATTTGAGTTACACTATCAATTTTGAgatactttaggatgatttggacaGGAATGGCGAAAATTATCAGAGTGGCCGTACATCAAAACCTAATTCTAGTGAGGATATTAACAGTGAGATGTGCAATGTCATTCTGTTTCGATATTTAAAGCTTGTAACGAtttctattttttgttttgtATCTTGATGACCCGTCAGtatgcatttcactgttagtctacacctgttgttttcgaaGCATGAGACAAAaaaaaattagttttgatttgatttaatcatACTGGGAATTAAACAGAAACAAATGGACCAAAAACATGTGATACGGTATGCTATGCTGTGCTATGTTACGCTATATTATGACAAGCCATTTTATGTTATGCTACCTTACGTTATGTTAAGTTATATTATGTAGCaactaaaacattttaaaaagtacTTTCATGACCTTACTGTGACACAGAGCAGGAATAATTTTGTCTAAGCTAGAAAATAATACAGTTCACACGATTCTATCCATTGTGGAATCTGTCCCTGATGTGGACAGTGATGACAGCAGAGATCATGATGGCCAGCCCCACAGACAGCAGGATGATCTTCGACATGTACACAGACATGCCAGCAGGGGGGAGACACTGGTTTACAACAAACAGACAATATGTTACAGTTCCTCTAGTCTGGCAGATCAGACACTTCCTCCTGTTTGCAATTAGCCTGGGAACAAGGTTACAGTTCTTCCATTAATACAcagaatgtacaaaacattaagaacacctgatcTTCCATGACATAgtttgaccaggtgaatccaggtgaaagctatgatcccttattgatgtcacatgttaaatccacttcaatcagtctagatgaaggggaggagacgggttaaagaaggatttttaagccttgagactattgagacatggattgtgtatgtgtgccattcagagggtgagacAAAAGATTGATGTGCCTTTTGAACAGGGTTTGTTAGtacgtgccaggcgcaccagtttgtgtcaagaactgcaacgctgctgggtttttcatgctcaacagtttcccgtgtgtatcaagattggtccaccaaccaaaggacatccagccaacttgagacaactgtgggaagcactggagtcaacatgggccaccttgtagagtccatgctcttacaaattgagactgttctgaggggaaaagtggtggtgcaactcaatattaggaaggtgttcttaatgttttgtacactccgtgtataACTGACATACAATATTTGagatgtgtatttgtgtgtcttACCAGATGTCATTGGACAGAGTTCCACTATATCTTTGGTGTCGTTGGCCCAGCTGACTTGGTTGCTGTGGTTACAGATGATGGAACCCCCTGCCACATAGACAGAGAGCAGGGGGACAGTGGAGGTCTCagcccctctactctctcctcccaccTGAGAGCAGGTGCTGTTGTTACAGATGGAGGTGACAGCGGTGTTCTGGCCTCTGCAGGACACAGTCGCATTACAGGTGACATTAGTGGAGCAGACAGACTCCACTGTCAGGACCGGAGGCTCAACTCTCTCTGAAAACACATAGACAAACAGGGTAAGAAACAGGAAAGAAAACAACTTGTTTTAACAGATGGATAAATAGGGTTGTATACCAGTAGAAAACGTTTAGTCAAACAAAGTGCtaccaaaacaacaacaagaaaaacaacaacaaataatgACGGAAAACAAACCTTGAACTACCAACATGTATGTAGCAACGTTGGTCTCTTTGACACCAGACACTACTGCAGTATAACATCCACTGTCTCCTTCCTGAAGGTTCTTCAGTAGCAGAGAGAAGTTTCCCTCACTAATTTCAGCCCTACCTTCGAACCCTACAAAGGCTACTTTTGGGTTGTACATTACAACAATGATTGATGTGTCAAACTTCCAAAATAGCACATCAATATTATCCAGTGTAATATTTGTCGGGACATCCAGACGAACATCCTGTCCCTTCAACACAAACACAGGGGTCTCGGCACTGGGCTCTGAAATAAACACACAGAGGCCTTCATGTGATGAGGATGAAATGAAGAGGATGAATCCATAATTCCACAAGTATTAATTAGGGCACTGTGTTTTGCACAATCatgtagcatagcctacctgtgTTTAGCTTCAATCatgtagcatagcctacctgtgTTTAGCTTCAATCatgtagcatagcctacctgtgTTTAGCTTCAATCatgtagcatagcctacctgtgTTTTGCCCAATCatgtagcatagcctacctgtgtttattttcaatcatgtagcatagcctacctgtgTTTTGCCCAATCATGTAGCATAGCATACCTGTGTTTAGCTTCAATCatgtagcatagcctacctgtgtttagtttcaatcatgtagcatagcctacctgtgTTTACCTTCAATCATGTAGTATATCCTACCTGCGTTTTGCCCAATCatgtagcatagcctacctgtgCTTGGTTTCAATCATGTAGCATAGTCTACCTGTGTTTTGCCCAATCATGTAGCATAGCATACCTGTGTTTAGCTTCAATCatgtagcatagcctacctgtgTTTAGCTTCAATCatgtagcatagcctacctgtgTTTACCTTCAATCatgtagcatagcctacctgtgTTTTGCCCAATCATGTAGCGTAGCCTACCTGTGTTTAGCTTCAATCATGTAGCATAGTCTAGCTGTTTTTAGCTTCAATCatgtagcatagcctacctgtgTTTAGCTTCAATCatgtagcatagcctacctgtgTTTAGCTTCAATCATGTAGCATATCCTACCTGTGTTTAGCTTCAACCatgtagcatagcctacctgtgtttagtttcaatcatgtagcatagcctacctgtgTTTTGCCCAATCatgtagcatagcctacctgtgTTTAGCTTCAATCatgtagcatagcctacctgtgTTTAGCTTCAATTATGTAGCATAGTCTAGCTGTGTTTAGCTTCAATCatgtagcatagcctacctgtgTTTAGCTTCaatcatgtagcctagcctaccTGTGTTTAGCTTCAATCatgtagcatagcctacctgtgTTTAGCTTCAATCAAAGCACATCTTTTGCCTAGTGGTCCGCTGCAAGCGTTCACAATTctaaaatctcataagaaatGGGATGGTGTTTTTGTCTTCCAGTAACAatatactatgctattatattaaATTATGTAGAACACTATCATTATGTGATGTTGCAGACATTGATTCATCTTAGATCTGACTTTATTAAACGAGCACAATTTGCCTGAGTAGCCTGTTCTCTATGACTAGAGCAGAGACTGTGCACAAAGTAGAGAATCCTGCACATCAACAGAAGCTTCTGGACTGTGATTGTAGTCTTTAAAAATACTGTCCTAATTGTCAAATAATGGTGTCTTGGCTTTAACTTCAGTATTAGTTAAATTCTAATACAGACATCCAGTATCTTTTTAAAACAATATACTTAAATATGTTTTTCCTTTCATTATAAAAATGCCAGAATTCCTCTCAGACAATAATAATTACAAGATGGATGAATCAGAAGCCGTCCAATATTTGCCTGTCAGTATGTCTTCATTTACCATTGCATTGCTGCTCTTTATGAGGTCCACACAATAGAACCTGAGAGATACACACAAGCCTACCTGATGATGCTATGCAGGACAGCAATCCAAACCCTAAAAGGAGAGACATGGTGTTGAGGTGACGCTCCAATGAATATGATAGATGGGTAGATGGACGGACGGACAGATCAACGTTTGAAATGTCTGTGTTTCCTGTTGAGCAACTTCTCTTTTCTGGCTTAAACCACACTGACAGGGGCCGGAAGGGAAAAGTTTCCCCTTCAGTATCTCTCCTTATTTGGTCCTGCCGTGCATACCTATACACGTACGCTTCAGTCACAAGACgaaggcctccttattgtccctagaatttctaagcaaacagctggaggcagggctttctcctatagagctacatttttatggaatggtctgcctatccatgtgagagacgcagactctgtcTCAACATTTAagactttactgaagactcatctcttcagcagatcctatgattgagtgtagactggcccaggggtgcgaaggtgaacggcaaggcactggagcgacgaaccgcccttgctgtctctgcctggccggctcccctctctccactgggattctctgcctctgaccctattacggaggctgagtcactggcttactagtgctctcccataatgtccctaggaggggtacgtcacgtcgtgccaggcttttttcgctatactcgacttgagtgggttgagtcactgacgtgatcatcctgtccggttttgcccccctcgggcttgtgcggtggaggagatctttatgggctatactcagccttatCTCAGGGTGGTAAATTGGTCTGTTGAGTGGTGTGGGGGATGTGCCTTGgtaaagtgggtggggttatatcctgcctggttggccctgtccgggggtatcatcagacggggccacagtgtcccccgaccccccctGTCAGCCTCCAGTATTCatactgcaatagtctatgtgctggaggctagggtcagtctgtcctatctggtgtaagTCTCCTGTTATAtctagtgtcctgtgtgaacttaagtatgctccctctaattctcccatctctttctctctcttctcccggaggacctgagccctaggaccatgcctcaggactacccgtcctgatgactcctggctgtccccagtccacccggtcgtgctgctgctccagtttcaactgttctgcctgcggcgatgtaaccctgacctgttcaacggacgtgctaccttgtcccacacctgctgtctcgacctctgaatgctttgctatgaaaagccaactgacatccTAAGGTGCTgaactgttgcaccctctacaaccactgtgattattacttgaccctgctg from Coregonus clupeaformis isolate EN_2021a chromosome 21, ASM2061545v1, whole genome shotgun sequence encodes the following:
- the LOC123481551 gene encoding natural killer cell receptor 2B4-like; this translates as MSLLLGFGLLSCIASSEPSAETPVFVLKGQDVRLDVPTNITLDNIDVLFWKFDTSIIVVMYNPKVAFVGFEGRAEISEGNFSLLLKNLQEGDSGCYTAVVSGVKETNVATYMLVVQERVEPPVLTVESVCSTNVTCNATVSCRGQNTAVTSICNNSTCSQVGGESRGAETSTVPLLSVYVAGGSIICNHSNQVSWANDTKDIVELCPMTSVSPPCWHVCVHVEDHPAVCGAGHHDLCCHHCPHQGQIPQWIESCELYYFLA